A stretch of DNA from Pseudopipra pipra isolate bDixPip1 chromosome 1, bDixPip1.hap1, whole genome shotgun sequence:
TACATattatttgcatttcatttaagCATTAAACTTTCTGTTCAAAGTTTCTCTACTCGGCTCCTTTGCACTGCAGCCACATCTATTCAAGTACGAGGAATCAGGAAAGCCACTTGCTATATATACTGGATCAGATTGCATGCAGTTACATGTGAAAGTGCACTGTGAAGCTACAGTCCATCTGACCAAAGgtttctaaaatgaaaatgatgaGTTTCTGTATATTGTTACAGCATCCACTGCtttgaggagaaaaatgaagaatatgCTTCTTTAGAGATAAAGAAGATCGTGATAATGACCCGTTAGAAATCCTTAGCAATGCAGACATCAAAAGTAATACTAGGTCTGTTTATGCATTAGTTATTTTCTTGAATAATGCTAAAAAgccttttaattattttataatcttAGAGATGTTGGGGCTCAGAATAACCTCAAATTTGAGACAAATTAGAAAGGCCACAGAGTACAAAACAGGCATTCTTTGGTATTTTTGGCATTCTACTGCGTTGCAATTATACTTAAACCTCAATAGTAAGTCTTGCAAATCTGTACTGTAAAGATGCTGGAGTCCTTAACAAAACGAGCCCTTTCTTATCTGCTGGCTGGTTGTATAACATATAAATTAACCCTGTCAAGCTAACAAAACCCAGAGCTTCTCCACACCCTGCAGCCAATGAAAAATCCCCTCGAGTGACATATCCCAAGACAGTCCTGGAGCAGTGAGAAGTAACATCTGGGAGAGCATCTGACCAAAGACCAAGAATGAGGTCTTCATGGTCTTCAGTTGTGTCTTTATCTGGAACGCTCAGAGGGTCACCTTCTAAAGCCTTCGTGCcaccctttttcttcttcttcttctcttctttttgtctCTGTACCTTGTCCTTGAATATGTCACGATGTTTGGGTTCTTGAGGACCACAGAAGAGTTTGTCTTTGCTTAGATGCAGCAAGTCGCCTTCTGTTGGGATGCAAATCATGGCATGTAATTCAGGGTTCCCCTTTCTCAAGAGTGACAAGTTGACCCAGACAAGAGCCCTTGGATAGCTCATCAGGATTGGCAAAAAAACATCTTCAGTCATTTCTTTCTGTCCCAGTCGAGAAATAAGACGGATTCGCCGATCTTTTCCAGCAGTGGGATAGCACCAGGCTGATAACTGCATTAGTAGTTTCTCACTCCtattaaaaattttcaaaaataaatatcataGATAGTTATTAACAAGCAGTACAACAGAAATCCAGCACCCCACATATTTGCAAGAGAATGATTAATAAAAACCCTGGGGTTTTCAGATCACTCTGAGCACAAAAAGAACATGGAGGAATGGAATTCATGTGTCTTCTTCAGAAGGAAGGTGACACTACTTGTTAAAACCCTCAAAACTTTTTAAACCACAAATACTCTAAAACCTTCAGTGACATTAATGCAGTCCAGAACTTccaatgttttcttctctggtaACTACACAAAACTACACTAAGTCTTGCATTCAGGCACTTTCCAAACACTGTTGCTGCCCTCATGTGTTGCACTGGAATGCAGGGGATTCTCTATTTTCTTTGGAGTGCAAGAACCACCTGTGATGATGTATTACAGAAGAGAATGCAAGACGATTTTCACAGCAAcagttttaaaatcaaaaacATGAACCTCTAAAAGCTCCATCCACCTGGAAGCAGCCAGAATACGCCAACTCTAAGAACACAGTAAACTCCAGAgtgttatatttaaaataatttcaggaaTTTACTTCATCTAGTCACTAAGTTTGCTGGGGAAAAGCAAAGGACTTCCACTCAATGGGAAATTCTGATCCATGCAAAACTATTTAATCTCACTGTATTTGGATCAAATAATTCCCTTATCTTAATATTCAAGGCTGGGCTCTTCTTTTCCTCAATTCAATAATTCCCAATAAAGAAATAACATGTGTGTATCATTTTGACATACCTGAGAACAATAAAGTCACTTGTCTTAGTTTCATCTCTCTCACCAAGGTCATGGGTGCTTGTAACATCCTCTGGTTTTAGGGCACCTTCAGAACTTGTTATTTCCATGGTCTCCTCTACCTCACCAGTTTCAGGGGAAGTTTCTCTGACCACTTCTGCTTTGGGGTCACAGTAATTATGCCCTTCAGTTGTGCAGCACTCAGGGTGTGGGGAAGAAGGACGTACAAATCCTCCTGAAGCTTTCATTCTTCCTTCCCAGTTCTTTGTCAGCTGCGCCCAAGGACAGATGAAAGGAGACAGAGTGCCCAGCTTGACATAATTTGCCCTTTTTGCAGGTGGACGTCTAAATGATAAACCAAGTAAGTAGGTAAGAATATTTGTTTCCTGGGCCTTTACTCAGTACTTAGCACTTCAAAAGGCTGTCTGCTTTTTCCTGCTAGTctaatgttttctgttttcaaaatcaAGTATTTAGAGCAGAAAGTTAACTGTGCATTCCCTTTGTTATCTCATTGAACAGGAATTTTAAAGTTACAATCTAGAAAACACTGCTGCATGTTTGACGACCATATCCTTTCAGCCAGCTGGAAATGTCTATGTGCTGTGATTGACACCACCACCTTTTCCTCTGACCTTCTCCTACGATCCCCTCCTGGCTTGAAGGGGAACCAACACCAGTTGGTGCAGAGGACACTTCCAGCTACTCCACACTCATGGTTAAGAGTTTTGTGTTTGTTGCAgtgaaaatgaaggaaaacttCAGAATAcctgatattttaaaagtacacATTGAGATGTACTTCTTAATTCACTTTATTCTTTAACACTTGGTACATACTTTGGTATTCTGCCTCTGCATTCTCTTACCTCCTCCCTCATTTTCTGCCTAGGGAACTTGGAATagctttgtttattttattgttttgcaGCCTTGTTACTGTCCTATAACTGAGCATGTCTCTGGGAATAGAATGTTTTAATTCGTATGCCCTGTTTAGCAGAGTTAAATATATTTAGGATTCTTTTTTATAATATAAGATTTAAAGCATTAGTGAAAGATGTCAATATTAAGTTCAAGTTTAAATGAACACAATGACAGATAATTAAGGGAATATTTTAAGCAGTATTCCTTTTTGTCATtcttgtaattaatttttaagttaaTATTACCGTTTGAATTGTTCAAGAAGACTGGTTTCCAGTTCTTTGGCAAactgccttcctgcctggcaGTCTGGGAAATCATTTGGAATGTGAGGTGTTCTTTGATATTCAGAATGCTTTAATGCTTCTTGCAAGCCACCGACACGTACACCTTGATATATCTGttataaaaaccaaacacccaAAAAGCAATGTTTGTACTGATTCCAGCTTCCtaactgaaacaaaaacattaatGCTCCAGAAGGTACTGCCTTAGAAAATTGAAAGTCTAACACTTTAGCTTTCAAAAAATAAACTTAAGTATGGTTTCTACAGTTCTACATGCCTATTTCAACAAAAATGTTAGTGATGCTCTTtaaatttaattctgaaaaactATCAATGAAATTGAAAAGAATTTCACAGGTTCTAATCCTGTACATTGCCGGGAATGTTGTAATACTTCAACAGTCACTGCCCTCACAACAGGTATCACTGCAATTAATGCCCCTGCACATTCAAAAGCATAAATTTAACTGCAGAAAGATATTAAAACTGCCACCTAAACATTCaaagcaggatgctccaaacaGCATCAGAGGAGTATTCAAGCTTAACTCAAATTTTGTGTTTCAAGCTCTCTCCCAAATCAGAGACAACCAGTTTGTTGTCAGAGGTGGAGATAGCCAAGCTGAAAATAGATTAGCAGCAGGCACTAAATGATTTCTCTTTAGAGGCATATCCCTGCAGAAACACAAAACCAGAGAGCTACAGCTTCAGCTTCCCCTCCTGACTCCCCACTGACTTGCTGCTTTTAGATGCTGCTATGTGGACATAGTTATACCCAACAGAAGATATTGTTTAAAGTTTCAAGGCCAAGCTTCAGTCATCAAATCAGTTCATACGCGCTCTTTTAAAGTGGGATTTTGATCCTGTAATTGTGAATTGGTTACACAATGTGAAGTATACTCTCTAATATCGATTAATTTAAACCAAATTATTTGTCATATTTACTTGCAATTTGGCATCAAAGTCACTTACAAAAGGAATCCAGAAAGCCATGCCCCAGCCCTTTGGGAGATAGATATCCCAGCCACTCCCCCATCCTGGTCGATCTTCTCCAGCCAttttccctggctgctgcaccAACAGTATGGGAATCTTAGATTCACAAGGACCCAAATCAAGGTGTGATCCAGGTACCAGTAACTGAGCTCTCATATGGTTTAAAtcctgagaaggaggagacatTTCCCAGAAGTTAGTAACCAttcttcttccctcttccaGATACCCTTCCAAGATACAAAGAAGAACTGAGCTTACAGTTAGGAAAAATATTCTAGTAATATACTATATATTTTAACAGAATTTTATCATggtatgaaaaattattttagaagagTATCGAGCACCCTCTTATCATTCTTCTTACTTCTGTAGTCCTTGATGGAGAGCAGGTACTgaaactcagggaaaaaaaatgtacaacataaattaaggaggaaaaacaaacattgCAACATCGTACTATAGATCTGTGCACAAGACTAGACTGAACAGGTGCTTTCAGACAGTTTGTCAATACATAGAGCAAATCTGAACTACATCCAAAGAGATGGGAAGAACATTTGGTCATGAAACAGTTTCACATAAAGCATGCTGGCACCAAGGCTTTGTCAATCACCAGTTGGTATATTCCATTGTACCACATTAAgaatacatttataaaaaaatagaCCATCAGACTCCCTCTGTTTTATAAGGTAAACATTAAATTTCATGATAGCATGAAAAACACTGTCATCTACAAAAAGATTGTGCTGACAACTGTCATGTGCTAGCGCAATATTTTCCAAGTACTCTCCTTTTTTAACACTATGTCAGCCAGTTTGAAAGAGCACAAAACTAATTTTCATAAAGAGAATATTTATAAAGATCTTTCTGCCATGCAAGTGTTTACTCTTTCTGATTACAATGGTGCTGAAAGTTTATCACCTGTTGTGACTAAACCACCACATAAAGTGCAATTCACCCACGAACTCTACGGGCTGCTCCTCCATTGTGAATGAAAATGTCAAGATAGATTTCAAACCTGCAACAGCAAATTTAAAGTTCTCTACAAATCACGAGTTATTGCCCAGAATGCCCACAGCATAGTGTGCTGCAGTTCAGAACCAGAGGATTTATTTCCTTCCAACTTCCGCGGTTCTTTTATCAGGAGAATAATCCTGGCTACGAGTGAAAGGCCAGAGCCTCTCTCTGCCACTTATCCCTCTTATCTGCTGCACTTGAGTCAAGGTGATGTAGGAAAATCTAATTCCAAACTCTTCTGATAAATAAACCTACAACTATTTAGTCCTGTAGACAATGCAATAAAGCTTTCTTTTAATTGAGTCGTGAAAAATGGTTGTGCAAGAACATTATACAAAGGCTACAAAAAATCACTTCAAGTCAGCAACTGGATACTATGACATTAGGAAACTACTGATGGACCTTGGATTTACACAAGTCTCAAGAGCCTCTTTCTATGGACTCTAAGGACCATTAGCCATTTTCTCTGTGGCAATCCACCTACTTAGTTACCTGCtctgagattttattttcagtgacgTTCTTACAGATGTCCTGGTCCCAGATAAAGCTGTGAGCACAGTCTAGGGGTACACCCTCCAGGTACAGCTGCCTAACTTTatctagaaaagaaaagaacCTTTAAACAAAATTCAAACAATTTTTGTGGTTTAAATATCAAATTTCCAAAATCACTCCACTATCATAAGTACTATGGGTAGACAACCAAGGAAAGACTATTAAAAGCTTAACAAGCATCGCTGCTTCTGGAGTAGGTTCCTATCATGTTTTTCCAAATACCAAATACGAAACAAACTGTTAGAAGAACTAACCTGGCATTTTTTTACCAGCATTTCTTATTAGAAATGACAACACCTTTGGCAATCTAAATTAGATCTTTACATGCCAACTTTAATGTTCTGGAATTTGACCTTTCAGGCAGAGTGTGAAATTCAACAGGTTTGCAGAAAATCAGGAAGAGTAACATTACAAATCCTGAAATAAGTCTGCCTAAGTAAACTTGTAAGAAAAGTGAGTATTACCTTTAAGAAATGTACATACAGGAAATATTTGTATGGAAATGACTAGCATGCAACTACTTATTTAGCACTAGCTTTCCATTCTGGATCTTTTCAGACTCTGCACTTCAAGGAAGGGACTATTCTTCCTTATGTCTGCACAAATCAACAGTTGTGTACGTTACTGACGATAAATAACACTTCTAGCTTTAAAACTTATGTTGAAGTATTAAATACCCTCTCTCTTCTGTTTCGCGGTctaagcaaagcaaagaaagtgTATACCTACCTTTAGTGATCTGTGGATTAAAAGCCTTCAGTGTACAGTATGTAATGTATGCTGATCcatattttaagtaaaataagTCTTATCCATAAATAATTCAATGAACCTATTAATAGTTCTGTGATTAAAACTTAGAGTGACTGCTCCTCATTTTGTCATCTACAAGGTCTTACACATTAAAGGAACAGAACATGtcagggtttgttttgttttttaaaattacttaagtcttttaaaaatggTTCCACTAATTTTTCCAGGTAATGTTGACAAAGACTTGAAGCACAGAAGATAGGGACTATTCAGTGGTAATAACAATACAATAGGTACTGTCAAACATAACTGCAgtaactgtttttttaaaatccatacTCTTTAAGATGTCCCCATTACTAAAATTTGCAAAATCCTTTGCAAAAAATATTACCTATGGCACCATTTGTGACAGTTTCATAGTGTTATCGAGTTGATACTTGCTATGCATTCTTGCTAATGAGTTAGATTTATGTGAGAAGAAATGTTAAAGAAGTTATCAGATTAGGGTGACATTTCTCCAAATTAAGAACAATACaactaaaaagaaattcttGCCAATTAAGCCAGAAGAATTCCTTCTCAGACCAAAAATTAAGGACAGGAACCTGATTAAGAACTTAAGAGAGCTCAACACTCCTAGAGACAAAGCACATTTTATCTGAAGATACAGCAAATATCAATGCCccaaaggaaggagaaaagacagcagTAAAACTATAGGTAGTGCTGGTGGGGAATTCCTTTCTGGTTCTTATTATGTGACTTAGGGCACATAATCACAAGCAAACATAAGGTAAGGAATGAACCTTTTCTATCTTCTGTAGAGAAAGCATTTGCGAACACCAGAATCTCTTTATGTTAAATCATTTAAACATGTTCTAGTTCCTTCACTGTAAATTATTCACTGTaactttttgtggtttttcttaacatttctttttattaccaCAGTTCAGGCAGTCTATCCTTGTCATATTCTTGGAGTTCTTTACAATTCCTGTATACTATAATGGCATTAATGTTTTTTCCCACTACAGAAAGCCCTTTTAAGTCATTCTCTTTCCATCACCACTGTGCATCCAATATCTTCCTCACTACCTTAAAATACTCTTCTCTAACTTggtactttcttttctttgatcCCCACTACCTTGGAGAATTTATTCTTTCTACTAAGCACACTGTAAATTAAATCATAATCCCAAACTCTCACACCAGTTCTTATTTCTTACCTCTCTCCCGTTTTCTTCAGTCCACATTTTAAGATTGCTGGGGAAATAACCCTACTGATGAATAAGTTGCTGATGATAGTGAAAGATGTTAGGGCTAGTATAGGAAACAAGAAGTTGCATTACTAAGCACAGAAAGCTCAGTGACAGACTACTTCTGCTGGTGTCAATGGTTGGTGCTTAGACAACACAGATAGAGGGAGGTTTTGTTCCATTTCAAGCTGTTGATCTGATTTGCATAGCTGATTATCTGAACAGTCTTAGAAGAGAGGCCTAAGAGTTGAAAattctctttcctcccttttgcaaaaaaaaaaaaaagccaaaaaaaaaaaaaaagcagtttcagAGTCCTATGTACATAGGGGTTTGTGTATCAGGACAACTGAGGACAGATACCTGAAATTCTGCAAGAGACGTGTTTACAGGCAAGGACCCAGGCTCTGTGTCTGCAGAAGGAACTTCAGCTCATATATCTTTCATGGTGTATTTTCCTTCTATGCATCTCATTCATGCATCTATATGTATCATTTAAAAGCTTCACCATACTCCACGCTGACTGGGTTTTAAGGTCGTGAAATTTGCTTTCTCCCACGGAAGACAGTAAATACATATCAAAATGTCAGAAGTGTACTTTAAACTGGAGAAAAGAACAGCACTAATGTGCAGTCATGTGAGAACTGATTGCTTATGGGGAAGCCTTGACTTCCAGAAGGCATAAAGCTGCTGAGAAGGCAGTGAAAAATGATTTATCCTCCAGCCTGAAGAAATGAGGACAGTTTTTTGAGTAAATCCCATCAGCACGTGTCCATAACACACAGCTTTCACACATGCATATGCATTCAAGAGTGTGAGTAACTGGGAAAGACTGAAATTACACTTGATTTGTTAGCATGTCACTCACAGGGAAAAACTACTCAGGCATACCTTAGAacagcattttggaaaaaaaatcaatatggAGAGATGTGTATCAATTTCACAGAGTGCATGTATGACAATCCACAAGCAAAGATGATGGCTGTAACTTACCTAAACTATTCACTCATTTGacaaacaaatgcaaattaGTAAAGATTGTCTAAGAAAATCAGTTAGCTTTTATAtgacactgaagaaaaagaaaggctaAAGTACATACAGAATCTGCTACCATAAGCAGTGGCATTTCAATCTTACTAATACCAATCCTAATAGCATTTCAGTgtctgggaagaaaaatgagggaaaagtGTGGAATACAGAAATGATTCCTTTTTATTGCTTAACCTACATGATGTCATTAAGGCAAATGAATGactattaatattttttaaattgagatCAGCTGAAAATACTACCACATCTGAGTAAGGCTACAACACAACCAAGGCTCAGAAAGTTTATGTAGTTCTAAGGCttataaaaagattttttttttcttacagtagGGGAAAACTAATACCATTGAAATGGAATTACAGAACTTAGAgaagtctaattttttttttgggtgggtGTTACTGTGGAAATGTTGATAATGCTACTGCTGTAGTGATGCATGCTATGTGCCATGATtaaattccttccttttctggttGAACAAACTGCCCttcaaaaaaaagtgaagaggaGGGCAGTCTCCATTCCCGGGAGACTCCATTCCATTACTCCTGGCAAAAGAACCAGTAGAATGAGGGGATAGAACTGATTGGAAAAATACTAGTGAAAATGCTAAGTCAAACTAGAATAATCTTTAGGAATACATTGTTTTTGATGAAATTCTTGCTGGATGTTTCACTCATCTGATTCCAAGTGTGGCCAATAATAGGGTCCTAGGGAAGAGTACAACACTAGAATCAGTACATCGTGTTGCATTTCTTCACTCTGCCAGTTCTTTGCCTCTTGTGGCTTACAAACTTTCAGTTAGAGGTGATTCTTTTGCACTGAGTGGCTTGCAATAGGTTCTTCTACATATATTTAACTGATTTTAACTTCTGCAAACCTGTCAGGCAACCAAGGAGGcttacaggaaaaaagaataaatcaaagTGATAGACTTAGCAatgctgggttaatggctggacttgatcttagaggtcttttccaacctaaatgattctatgattctaactGATGTATAAAGGCAGTGAAATAGGCAACAAGACCCCGTGCTCTGAAGAGATTATAAACTAGTCTGAATTCAGAAAGACCTTATAATGGGTCCTGAAACAGTGAATTGTGGCAAAAAAGTGTAATGATTGCACGGAGAACAGATTAGACATAAAATGGATTCTGCACAATTATGTCTAGGTTTCCTTTTATTAACACATATgcaattttactttttctttcaaaaccaaCAAGAACCAAATGCACTGGAATGCTTTCTCCTGATTAGAAAATTATCTAAGTATCTGAGTTAAATATTTAACGTAGATTAATTTTCtagaaggatttttaa
This window harbors:
- the POP1 gene encoding ribonucleases P/MRP protein subunit POP1 isoform X2, which translates into the protein MLKAVSQKSSNSLVFQTLPRHMRRRAMSHNIKRLPRRLQEMARKEAEKAVHQKKEQSKTKCRKARRRHINLVVEFNRRQRKNIWLETHIWHAKRFHMVKKWGYCLGNSPTEKSYRACYRAMTKHCLLQDLSYYCCLELTGKENELLKQLGRICSIDTGLTFQEACCLSGRFEGSLNLYRADRYPEEMLGPVTFIWRPRDGSEHRQLWIWVHPALKQDILRELKAIFQCSEPEEICITEPVTTSIQEEKQMEVVMSPGKKRKKEDKEGEKVVPVKKIIGDGTRDPFQSYSWISQTTGIGISDRSMEILRYRLIGPLSHSVLTETLKAASVQTEMADSETELNNWWVENCKDSEKVSLHQCQSAIFELLEGMSSPSEMPPGTILGLTVGDPRINLPKKKTKAMPDFEKYQDKVRQLYLEGVPLDCAHSFIWDQDICKNVTENKISEQDLNHMRAQLLVPGSHLDLGPCESKIPILLVQQPGKMAGEDRPGWGSGWDIYLPKGWGMAFWIPFIYQGVRVGGLQEALKHSEYQRTPHIPNDFPDCQAGRQFAKELETSLLEQFKRRPPAKRANYVKLGTLSPFICPWAQLTKNWEGRMKASGGFVRPSSPHPECCTTEGHNYCDPKAEVVRETSPETGEVEETMEITSSEGALKPEDVTSTHDLGERDETKTSDFIVLRSEKLLMQLSAWCYPTAGKDRRIRLISRLGQKEMTEDVFLPILMSYPRALVWVNLSLLRKGNPELHAMICIPTEGDLLHLSKDKLFCGPQEPKHRDIFKDKVQRQKEEKKKKKKGGTKALEGDPLSVPDKDTTEDHEDLILGLWSDALPDVTSHCSRTVLGYVTRGDFSLAAGCGEALGFVSLTGLIYMLYNQPADKKGLVLLRTPASLQYRFARLTIEV